DNA sequence from the Eptesicus fuscus isolate TK198812 chromosome 7, DD_ASM_mEF_20220401, whole genome shotgun sequence genome:
TCTGCTCTAGTTTGTGTCCGGTTCCCTTGAGTCTGGAGCGTGACATTGGAAGTTGGTGAGTCCTGGGTGAACTTGCACTGCTTTTCGTTCTCTAGGTTTCAGTTACGTCCTctgtgtggggtggggctggttcTCAGGTGACCTGTCAGTCACTGACCATCTCTCCCTTGGGCGTGGTCTGCTCTGAAATAGACTGCTCATTTAGACTCGGTTTAGCCTGGGAATAGCTGAGTAACTGGGCAGTTAGCTCACTTTTCTGGTTTCCACACTGGTAAAATTGGGCCCCTGTCATCTGAGACTGAGGCCTTCTTTGGCCACTGTAATATTGCACCCCACCAACTCCCTCTCATTCTTCTGTGCTTGTTTTACAAGTTTATTGGTTATCTCTTACTCCTACTAGGAAAAGAACTACCTTGAGTGCAGGGAGCTTTGTCTTATTCACTGCTGTATTCCCAGCTCTAAAACAGGGCCTGGAACATgggaggtactcaataaataattgcgGAATGTTGCCTGAGTAGGAATAGGTGTTGCTTATGGTACCAAAGTGAGTGAGTAGCATCCCTTTTACCCCAAGACcgccctgccttccttcctgccctgtgtcccttcctttctgatgACAGAAGTTAGGGAAGGAGGGAAACACCAGAAGTGTCACACCCCCTTCGACTGCTTGGACCCCCTTGACCAGTTACTCTCCTGGGAGCCAGGatgaagaaggggggggggggagaaggaatGACACTgaccagccccaccttccccaggTACAGTGCCTCACCCAGTCCTCCCTCACTGGAGCAGGGTGGTGAcgtccttatttttattttatagtgaggaagctgaggcttagagaggctgAGCAATTTGCCTGATATTCCACAGTTGGGAAGAGCCAGGGCTCTAGCTTCCTCCTGCCTTCTGTCCCACAGTCTTTATTGTGTCTGCTGGTCACGGGCCCTGGGCTAGGCACTGGGGCTCCAGAGCTTCCCGAAGTTGGGTTCTTGGTATTTGGGAACTATGTCATGTCGGAGAGTTCGGTTCACCTCACTCTGTTTACATAACACCATGCCCGGGTCTCACCTCCTTTCTCTGGGTTCCTCTCCTGGCTCCAGGGTCGTGGATATGGACCTCTTGCAGTTCCTAGTCTTCCTGTTTGTCCTGCTAGTGTCTGGGACAGGAGTCACTCAGAGGACCTCTGTGGACCCGAGCCTGGAGATCTGTATCCTTTGGGGTTGGAGGTGGAGTTAATGAGCTATGGCTGGGGGACTTTCTAGGGATGGATGAGGCCCAACTGATGGGAATAGGAGAGAAAAGGTAAGGTACCCTCATCAAACCTTGATCGAGTCCACtgccttctgagcctcagtttccctattagGTTAATAAAACAATTTACATCTCTCAGAGCCACAAGGACTCTGAGAATAGTACATATGTGCATAGTACCTTGTGGGTGAGACCCTGGTCAGGGACTCAGGCCCTGGCATTCTGGGCCACCTACTCTGGTTCAGGACTTGGGGACACAAAGATGAGGCAGTCCCTGGCTCTGAGGCCTTCACAGGCCTCACATTGTACTTTGTGATCACTGCTCTGATGGAACATGAGAGAAACACTGTGCTGGCTTTTGAACTAGGTCTTGAAAGAACAAAAGCTCATAGATGCCCTAGCCGTGAGTCTCAGTTGGAGTCACCTGTATACCAAGAGTTTgcaggttcggttcccagtcagggcacatacctaggttgtgggcttaatccctgggtgtgtataggaggcaaccgattgatgtttctctcacacattgatgttctctctctcccttcctctatctgaaatcgataaaaacatataCTTAGGTAAggacaaaaaaccccacaaaactcatAGAGAAGGGTTGGGGGCATCCCAGGCAGCGTGTACAGTGTGAGCAGAGGAGCGGAGATCTGGGGATCGGGAAGAGTTGCGGGAGATGGTGGGAAGACCATGGGGAAGGAGTACAGGAGCCAGGTCCTGAAGGGTTGTGTTCAGGCTCTTGGGTGTAGAATCCTCTGTACACTGGACACATGACACATTGCAGGATGCAAGCTTCTCAGTTTGTTACTCTCTGGTAGGGAGGGCCTCAGACCTGGGCACCTGTGGCCTTTGCAGATATGTGCTGGTCAGGAATGGGCCTTCTGGGTTGGGACCGCGGGATTATCCAGGCAGAAGTTTCAGTGCCAGGTCCTTAACTTAATGCTGCCCAGACAAGAAGATGTTTGAGGTGAAGCGACGGGAGCAGCTGTTGGCATTGAAAAACCTGGTACAGCTGAACGATGTCCACCAGCAGTACAAGATCCTTGATGTCATGCTCAAGGGGCTCTTTAAGGTGCATGCAGGCGCGGGGCAGCTCATGGCAGGCCTAGTCTTTGATCTGGGCACTGCAGGCTGAGTAGGAGTTCCTTAACGGGATGGTGTTCAATTAGAGGGAGCTGCGTGCACAAGAGATTTGAAGAAGGGTTTAAATAAACGGCTGTGGCTGGGCTGTGAAGGCCTCTGCAAAGCCACTCAGccaggtggggttccctcaggTGCTGGAGGACTCCCGGACAGTGCTCATTGCTGCGGACGTGCTCCCCGATGGGCCCTTCCCCCAGGACGAGAAACTGAAGGACGGTATGGTCTTCCTGATCGCTCCCTCGCCTCCCCACCACCTTGGTCTTCTCTAGTTGTTTCTTCCCTCCTGTTTTTGtcactcttttttctctctggaaATACCCTCTTGTGGCATCTCACAAGTGTTCCCCTTCGGTGGATAAGCACTTAGTATATGGTTCTCCAAGAATTTCTGGGCTTCAGAGCCTATTTCTGTGTCCCTGGCACAAATGTGTTCCTTTGTGCTGTCCTGTGCTCTAAGCACCAGGGAGGAAGCTCTGTCCACGACCCCTCTGGGGATCCTTGCCTTCTCCACCCCCTGACCCTTCTGGTAGAGAAGGCAAGGGTTATTTGCATTTACAGGAGAAAAAACAGGCCTACTGACGTGACTGGACAGTGGGGGCAGTTGCCCACAGTCCTTACTACTGTTCTAAAAGCCTCAACCTCCGCAAATCCTTTTTGAGACTAGGTGGgacaagcatcctatataataaagagctaatctGCTAATTAGATCcgacagcggaacgaccagtgagcaggggcggggaggggaggaaagccgagaggcagcctgggctgcgagggccgagccccttgcacgaacttcgtgcatcaggcctctaggaGATAAATAAGGTAAAAGACTATTCTGGGTCCCTTTATTCCTCTTCCAAGAATTTCTCTCCGGTGGTAATTTTCTCATGAACTGatggtattttaataataaaacttcTTAGATTATACTGAGAGGGGATGGAAGTGGCCTTGACATATTGAATGGTGGGCACTTTTACAAATAGCCTCTCTAATCTCCACTGTAACTGAGGAAGTTATACATATAACTTGGCTCTTAACCTATAAGTCAAGCTTACTCCTGAAAGCAAGATGGTTCGAAGCCCAGGGGTCTGGTCCCACA
Encoded proteins:
- the CCDC134 gene encoding coiled-coil domain-containing protein 134 isoform X2, yielding MDLLQFLVFLFVLLVSGTGVTQRTSVDPSLEIYKKMFEVKRREQLLALKNLVQLNDVHQQYKILDVMLKGLFKVLEDSRTVLIAADVLPDGPFPQDEKLKDAFSQVLENTAFFGDVVLRFPRIVHHYFDHNSNWNLLIRWGISFCNQSGVFDQGPHSPILSLMAQELGISEKDSDFQNPFKVDHTEDKSQDEASLQY